In Serratia sp. FDAARGOS_506, a genomic segment contains:
- a CDS encoding universal stress protein translates to MTYRHIVVATDLSEDAEFLLGKGASLAAALKAKLSLIYIDIHRAGYYVDLGVGDYNYTDRTFSERVKNMLNAIKGQSSYPVEEVIVSRGALTEELNRVAKEKGFDLVIFGHHHDVWSRLVSSARQAINDLNVDLLVIPIEKK, encoded by the coding sequence ATGACTTACCGGCATATCGTTGTCGCCACGGATCTCAGCGAAGACGCCGAGTTCCTGCTGGGCAAGGGCGCCAGTCTGGCCGCCGCGCTCAAGGCCAAACTTTCCCTGATCTATATCGACATTCATCGCGCCGGTTATTACGTCGATTTGGGCGTGGGAGATTACAACTACACCGATCGCACCTTTTCGGAGCGGGTGAAGAATATGCTCAATGCGATCAAAGGACAGTCATCCTATCCGGTCGAAGAGGTGATCGTCAGCCGCGGCGCGTTGACGGAGGAACTGAACCGGGTGGCGAAGGAGAAAGGGTTCGATCTGGTGATTTTCGGTCATCACCACGATGTCTGGAGCCGGCTGGTTTCTTCGGCGCGCCAGGCGATCAACGACCTGAACGTCGATCTGTTGGTGATCCCCATCGAGAAAAAATAG
- a CDS encoding SDR family NAD(P)-dependent oxidoreductase — translation MRFDNKVVVITGAGNGMGEAAARRFSAEGAIVVLADWAKEAVDKVAASLPKGRAMAVHIDVSDHVAVEKMMNEVAEKLGRIDVLLNNAGVHVAGSVLETSIDDWRRIAGVDIDGVVFCSKFALPHLLKTKGCIVNTASVSGLGGDWGAAYYCAAKGAVVNLTRAMALDHGGDGVRINSVCPSLVKTNMTNGWPQEIRDKFNERIALGRAAEPEEVAAVMAFLASDDASFINGANIPVDGGATASDGQPKIV, via the coding sequence ATGCGTTTTGACAATAAAGTCGTGGTTATCACCGGTGCGGGTAATGGCATGGGGGAAGCGGCTGCGCGGCGTTTCTCCGCCGAGGGCGCCATCGTGGTGCTGGCTGACTGGGCTAAAGAAGCGGTAGATAAGGTTGCCGCTTCGCTGCCGAAGGGGCGAGCGATGGCGGTACACATCGACGTGTCCGATCACGTCGCGGTTGAAAAAATGATGAACGAGGTGGCGGAAAAACTGGGCCGCATCGACGTCTTGCTGAACAACGCCGGCGTGCACGTGGCGGGCAGCGTGCTGGAAACCAGCATCGATGACTGGCGTCGCATCGCCGGGGTCGACATCGACGGCGTGGTGTTCTGTTCCAAATTCGCCTTGCCGCACCTGCTGAAGACCAAGGGTTGCATCGTCAATACTGCATCGGTGTCCGGCCTGGGCGGCGACTGGGGCGCGGCCTATTACTGCGCGGCGAAAGGCGCGGTGGTCAATCTGACGCGCGCCATGGCGCTGGATCACGGCGGTGACGGCGTGCGCATCAACTCGGTCTGCCCGAGCCTGGTGAAAACCAACATGACCAACGGTTGGCCACAGGAGATCCGCGACAAGTTCAATGAGCGCATCGCGCTGGGGCGCGCGGCGGAGCCGGAAGAAGTGGCTGCGGTGATGGCGTTCCTGGCCAGCGACGACGCCAGCTTTATCAATGGCGCCAACATCCCGGTCGATGGCGGGGCGACCGCCTCGGACGGCCAACCGAAGATCGTTTAA
- a CDS encoding FAD-binding oxidoreductase, translating to MTEHVKSYYAATANAHQPYPQLNESIECDVCVIGGGYTGLSSALFLVEAGYNVVVLEAARIGFGASGRNGGQLVNSYSRDIDVIEERYGAESARLLGSMMFEGAEIIRSRISRYAIDCDYRPGGIFAALNNKQFHALIEQKRNWERYGNTRLELLDADRVRQEVASDRYVGALLDHSGGHIHPLNLALGEAEAIRLQGGRIFEQSAVTNIRHGEPALISTANGQVKARFVIVAGNAYLGDKLEPRLAKRSMPCGTQVVTTEPLAPEIAQALIPQNYCVEDCNYLLDYYRITADHRLLYGGGVVYGARDPDDIDNLIRPKLLKTFPQLKGVRIDYRWTGNFLLTLSRMPQFGRLENNVYYMQGYSGHGVTCTHLAGKLIAELMRGDAERFDAFAKLPHLPFFGGRNLQIPFTAIGAAYYTLRDRIGV from the coding sequence ATGACTGAACACGTAAAAAGCTACTATGCGGCCACGGCCAACGCACATCAGCCCTATCCGCAACTGAATGAATCGATCGAGTGCGACGTCTGCGTGATCGGCGGCGGCTATACCGGCCTCTCCTCCGCGCTGTTTCTGGTGGAAGCCGGCTATAACGTGGTCGTGCTGGAAGCGGCGCGTATCGGCTTCGGCGCCAGCGGCCGCAACGGCGGCCAGTTGGTCAACTCTTACAGCCGCGACATCGATGTGATTGAAGAACGCTACGGCGCGGAAAGCGCCCGCCTGCTCGGCAGCATGATGTTCGAAGGCGCGGAGATTATCCGCAGCCGCATCAGCCGCTACGCCATCGACTGCGATTACCGCCCCGGCGGCATCTTCGCCGCACTGAACAACAAGCAGTTCCATGCGCTGATCGAGCAAAAGCGCAACTGGGAGCGTTACGGCAATACCCGGCTCGAGCTGCTGGATGCGGATCGGGTACGTCAGGAGGTCGCCAGCGATCGCTACGTCGGCGCGCTACTCGATCACAGCGGCGGCCACATCCATCCGCTCAACCTGGCGCTGGGCGAGGCCGAGGCAATTCGTCTGCAGGGTGGACGCATCTTCGAGCAATCGGCGGTGACGAACATCCGCCACGGCGAACCGGCACTCATCAGCACCGCCAACGGCCAGGTGAAAGCGCGTTTCGTCATCGTCGCCGGCAACGCCTATCTGGGCGATAAGCTGGAACCGCGGCTGGCCAAGCGCAGTATGCCATGCGGCACTCAGGTGGTGACCACCGAGCCGCTGGCGCCGGAGATCGCGCAGGCGCTGATCCCGCAGAACTACTGCGTGGAAGACTGTAACTACCTGCTGGATTACTACCGCATCACCGCCGATCATCGCCTGCTGTACGGCGGCGGCGTGGTGTACGGCGCGCGCGATCCGGACGACATCGATAACCTGATTCGGCCAAAATTGCTGAAGACCTTCCCGCAGCTGAAAGGCGTGCGTATCGACTATCGCTGGACCGGTAACTTCCTGCTGACGCTGTCGCGCATGCCGCAGTTCGGCCGGCTGGAGAATAACGTGTACTACATGCAGGGCTACAGCGGCCACGGCGTGACCTGCACCCATCTGGCGGGCAAGCTGATCGCCGAACTGATGCGCGGCGACGCCGAACGCTTCGACGCCTTCGCCAAGCTGCCGCACCTGCCGTTCTTCGGCGGGCGCAATCTGCAGATCCCGTTCACCGCCATCGGCGCGGCCTACTACACGCTGCGCGACCGCATCGGCGTCTAA